The following are from one region of the Canis lupus baileyi chromosome 25, mCanLup2.hap1, whole genome shotgun sequence genome:
- the H2AJ gene encoding histone H2A.J translates to MSGRGKQGGKVRAKAKSRSSRAGLQFPVGRVHRLLRKGNYAERVGAGAPVYLAAVLEYLTAEILELAGNAARDNKKTRIIPRHLQLAIRNDEELNKLLGKVTIAQGGVLPNIQAVLLPKKTESQKAKSK, encoded by the coding sequence ATGTCTGGTCGCGGAAAGCAGGGCGGCAAAGTGCGGGCAAAGGCCAAGTCCCGGTCCTCCCGCGCGGGCCTGCAGTTCCCGGTGGGCCGAGTGCACAGGCTGCTGCGCAAAGGTAACTACGCGGAGCGAGTGGGCGCCGGGGCGCCCGTGTACCTGGCGGCGGTGCTGGAGTACCTGACGGCTGAGATCCTGGAGTTGGCCGGCAATGCCGCTCGTGACAACAAGAAGACCAGGATCATCCCGCGCCACCTGCAACTCGCCATCCGCAACGACGAGGAGCTCAACAAGCTGCTGGGGAAAGTCACCATCGCGCAGGGCGGCGTCCTGCCCAACATCCAGGCCGTGCTGCTGCCCAAGAAGACCGAGAGTCAAAAGGCGAAGAGCAAGTGA
- the H4C16 gene encoding histone H4: protein MSGRGKGGKGLGKGGAKRHRKVLRDNIQGITKPAIRRLARRGGVKRISGLIYEETRGVLKVFLENVIRDAVTYTEHAKRKTVTAMDVVYALKRQGRTLYGFGG from the coding sequence ATGTCCGGGCGCGGGAAAGGCGGCAAAGGGCTGGGCAAGGGAGGCGCCAAGCGCCACCGGAAGGTCCTGCGGGACAACATCCAGGGCATCACGAAGCCCGCCATCCGCCGGCTTGCCCGCCGAGGCGGGGTGAAGCGCATTTCTGGGCTCATCTACGAGGAGACCCGCGGGGTGCTCAAGGTGTTCCTGGAGAACGTGATCCGCGACGCGGTGACCTACACGGAGCACGCCAAGCGCAAGACGGTCACCGCCATGGACGTGGTCTACGCGCTCAAGCGCCAGGGCCGCACCCTGTACGGCTTCGGCGGCTGA